AGGCTTAAGTCCAAATCATTTATTACAAAACCAAACGATGGAAACcccactaaacccaaacccactGTCCTGTTATTGTTTGGTTAGCTAGATACCACTTAATGTTTGTTGAGATTTATGTTCGTTTGGGCAAAAATATTACAAGGCTTGTATTTgactttttcattttaaaacttttttagcTCCATTCTCCACAAGTCACCTTACGAATCgttttaatatatgttgtaGAAAAATAAAAGGTATCTTACAGTTTTAATCATATGGATTACTATGGAATATAATATGAAAgggaaaaataaaagagaaattgCGCCTCTCATGTACACCGATAACTTGGGATAATCTCTATCAAAAGCcttctctttccttttcttcCAAATCCATCTGTAAAGATTGTGGTTTTAGTTTATTGGACAAGTAAGGTCACTAAGAGTAACATGTAGATCCAAACATAAGAAGAGCAGAGAGTATTCTGGCTTTCCGCCGAAGAGAACTTCATATGGACTCAGTTTGTTTAAAAGTTTTGATGATGGGACTAAGTTACTCAGAAAACTTGCCGTACAAAAAATGCatcaacccaaaaaaaattgtggCGTTTTGCTATCAAACAACATTGACAACCAAAGTGATCAGTGATATGATTGTGGCTTGTATTTGATCAGTGAAAAGGTTTCATCTTAAAGTTTTAATCGTATATTCGTATGGAATATAATATGAAagggaaaataaaatagaaattgcaCCTCCCAGCTAAAGGGAAAATAATCGTTTCATCTGGTTTTCTGTAAGTTCATAGttctttattttctgttaattaatTCGCGTTGTGTCTTGACTGAGAGATCATTCACCTCATCCGTTGACTGAAGCATCTAAATTTGTTGGCTTAACTTATTTTCAAAGAGCTTTTGAAAACACTTAGAAGGGGAAAAGCGCCTTTAATTTTCCACCCCTACTATTAGCGTCGTGCCTTTTCATACCCAAACAAAAGATAAATGTTGAATACAActtaaactaaaaactaatttGAATTATAGACCTGAACTCTAAACCGTGTATGTAGAACCTACCTTGACTAACAATccgttagtcaaccgttaaatTGAGCAAAACAACGTCGTTTTGTAATTGAGGAACTTTTAAAACTTGTATTTCTGGGAATCAAACCTTGATCGCGTGGATGGTAGAATGGATGTAGTTACCACTGTGCTAAGACACTTCTATTGTTTGCTTATTAGATTAAAACTATAAGTAGCGTTTACCTATATATCCtaaagaaaaaattgtttttgtttacaaattttatttattacatgatatAATTGAATCAATAATTTATgtactttaagtttttttttttacacttttacacatgtaatcaaaactaaaatgacaTTTTATAAGTTATtcaatctagttttaaaatgtcatttctcaaatagttatctaatttaaaatttaaaaatccacATATAATAGtgatcataattttttattaaaaacgaaacttaaattttaaaataaaaagggtacacaaatctaaataaaattatataaaatttaaaatacacaaagtttattttatttagatttgtgtacactatttatgtattttaaattttatataattttatttagatttgtgtaccctttttattttaaaatttaggctATACAGATAAAAGTTACTTATATTTTGAATCTAATAAGCAAATGATAAAAGCGTTGTAGAACAATGGTAACTACATCTATACTATATCCACGGAACCTAGGTTCAATTCCCAGAaatgcaaaattttaaaaaaattctcagttacaaaacgacgtcgttttgtaTAATTTAACTTAACACGGTTGACTAACGCAATGTTAGTCAAGGTAGGTTTTACATACACGATTTAAAGTTCAGGTTTATagttcaaattaatttttagtttaggTCGTATTTAGCACTTATCTTTTGTTTGGTATGAAAAAGCACTACGCGAATAGTAGGGGTCGAAAATTGCCTTTTTCCCCACTGAAAAGACCGAGAAAAACTCAGACTTCAACCCCAAGGGATTAAACCAGCAATATCTCAAAACTTATAGAAATGACATAGTACTTGAACCCTTTAATAGAACAAGGGCGGAGAAGGTCCCCAAAGCTCAGAGTGAATCCTCTCAAGAGGTATTGTTgccagaaaaaaaagaaaaagatagtCTAGTACTCTTCCCAAGCTGATAAGAATCTCAAACCTTGGAGAAGGCTTATTAATGCATATGACTTTGCTTGTAGATAGGTGATGGAGAACCTCGGAACTCGGATTGTCCCAATCTCTCCACTTGTGGAACTTTGCAAAGAAAGAGTAAAAGGCAATGAAAGCAGGGATCTTGAAAGAcataaaaaatcatcaaaatcaaAGGTAAAGGAACATGGATAATCAGTTGTCAGCTTAGAAACATAGAGTATATATACTTAGCTATTTATGAACAAACTAAGAAATCATTTGAGAACAAGGTCCCTAACACTgattggagaagaagagagctGATGTGTGTGATTGGTAAGAAATTGCCATCAACAACCATTATAGAATCATTGTTGTGATTTGCTGAGATGTGTGCAGAAGCACAAATGTCAGAGTTTATGGAAGTTATCACATATATTCTTGATTTCTCTCAAGTAAACCACTGTAGTCTTGCCTTTGCAAGCGGCTTTGCAAGTCAAATCTGGAGACTGAGACACGGTTACACTGTTTAGAGTGAGAGTTGAATCAATGGGTCCTAAGTTTTCAAATCTATTGTGAAGAATGACAACTGTATCCTGCTTGTACGGGACGACGATGCCACTCTTTGTCGTAGTACTCTGCTATCCCACTTGGAATGGCCTTTGCCAAAGTTTCAGCACCAGCAAACTTGAACTTCACTCCTTCCTCAAGTGGGTTTGCTTAATTTGATCACACAATCCCACTTGTTGCTTTGCTCTTGAGCTTGTAGTTTTGACATAAAATACATTCAAAACTCTTTCCTACTTAAATCTGAAATCTATATAAATACAACAAAGGTAATTCGAAcagatatatttaatataatagcAACAAAAAGGTAGTgtatattacataatataacgTCATAATAATTATAAACACATGACAAGTCTACGCAAATTTGAAAAGAATAAAACACTTTCTTTTCAAGAAGCAACAAAGAATAATAAAGTTACCACTTACATTGTTATAAATGGATGAAAGAGAGCATTtgcaattatatttttctgGCTCAAGCCACCACTGCTCTCTTCCCTTTGCTGCTTTTGGTACTATCTTTCTTCCTTCTTGAAATGCCTGTGATGGGATGACCCAGAGGACCTGACCAGGTCTGAACTTGTGTTGGCGGTTCATCTTTCGAAAAATTGAAAGAAGTGGAAGTGAAGGATGACGCCATGTCTGGTGGGACGAACGTCGGGTCTATGTGCTGCGAGGCTCCCAATGGTACCCCCATTGCTCCACCGTCCTGGTGTGGTGGCGGAAACTTCTCGCTCTTGCTTTTTGCGTTTGCGTGTGTGATTAATCTCCTCCTCTGTTTTTTAGTGTCAAAGATAATGTTAATGAATCGATCTTTATGCATAGAGAATATTTCACTGTACCGGTGGAATAAAACCATATTCAGCTCACATCCTAACATATACAAGTGTATGCCGCAAAACCAATTATAACAACAACTATATTCATTATATACCTAGAAGCAACCTAATTCGAGTCACAGTAGAACAAAAAGAGAGAGTTGAGAGGTGGTTACATCGACATTTGACTGAAGTTCTGCATTAGCTTCTGGAGCTGGAAGTGCTCTATTTGAACGCTCTCTGTGCCTATTCTTCCTTGCACCATCTCCTTGGGCTTTACTAGCAGCTCTTTGTCTGCACACGAGAAAAGTGTATGTCTATGCATTGCCAACAGataatagtataatatatagCTACAGTAAGAGTGGAATCAACAATCATAtctaaaatttccaaaataaatgTATTCCATTCCACTCTATCTTGATGGTGATATAACTTATATCCAAAGTCAGAACCTAAAACTGAGAGGAGCAACTAAATACGGAGTGGAACATGTGTAGCAATGATTACAACAGTATAAATGCAACTAACCTCCGAGTTTCTTCATCTCGTCGCTTTGCATCCATTTCTTTACTCGGTGGATACTTTGGGAGATCAGTAGGTTCACATGCATACGGGTCGCTTGTAAAGAACTGTGCAGGAAAAAAACAGCAGAGTAAACTAATTCAATCCTGCCAGCAACATCATCAAACCAGTACATGTAAAACAGAAACAGAACCAAAAGTAAGAAACATACTTCACTTTCTAAAGCAGCAGTTGCAGTTCGGCGGTTCTCTGGTTCAATTGAAAGAAGGGAGTCAATGAGAGGAAGAGATGACGCTGGAAAATCTTTAAACGTCTCTCTAATGCATCTTTTGTATGGTTCACGTGGTTTGTATATCGCTCCGTGtgtaaattttccttttttccaGTAATCCTCTGACGGTGAACCACATAGCTTGTAAATCTTATGGAGTTGTTCCACCTAAATTCATCAGAAAGAGCCACCACTAAGTAAtgaatatacaaatataatcgAATGAGACAAAACAAGGATGATGATTACCTCTGTTCGACCAGGCATAATAGGTCTTCCGGCCAAAAGCTCAGCTAAAATACAGCCGGCGCTCCAAAGATCAATACCAACACCATAATCAGTGGCCCCAAGAAGAAGCTCCGGAGCTCGGTACCACAGCGTGACCGTGACCACTCGGCTAGTCATGGGCCGCTTGTGATTAGGATCAAAAATAGTCGCCAGTCCAAAATCAGCAATCTTGAGGACCCCACCGTCGTCAATAAGAAGATTCGATCCTTTGATGTCACGATGAAGCACACCGCGACTATGACAATGCTCCATACCAGATAACAACTGACGCATTTACTAGCTACTTCGGAGACGACATGGAAACTCCCGACATCCGAGGAAAAGAGGAGACCCTCACTTTTCCATGGTCATCGTCGATGGTTGAGAACGGCGACCgatttctaaaaattttaaaaacaaacgcAATTTAACGGAATGTGTCGGTTTAGTGGGTGGGCGAAGCTAGATTATAATTTCTGAATTAGTTATTTTGTACTAATTGAGCTTGTAACCGGATCTGATTTCCCGTTAATcgggttttaaaaaaaagtagtttgaattaaaaaaaaaaatttggtttggttttggatcTATTTTCTTGAGATTAAGTAAATCATAATCTgtgaattatatttaaaatatatattttttgattcaatttgaatttttttcatatgagtttgtttattttcttttttcttctctaattgacctaaattgtatatttttccTACCTGGATCTGCCAAGTACCTACTCCACCTGATTTGTTTGCATTCTCGTTGGAATCTCAGAAAGACAGTGctataaaaaaaactcttttatcACTTGTTCTTCACCCTCCTCTCTTTGCCTTTCTCCGCCACCCCCGTCTCACTCCTACCtctacctctctctctctctctctctctctccttaggATTCATGGCTTCCATGGCTGCTGCCTCTACTTCCCTGCAGGCTCGTCCTCGCCAAatggtctctctctctacttCACTATAAATCTCGAATCTCCAGCTTTTTCCCCCGTTTTAACTGGTTTTTTGACGCGTAATAGTCAGATCTGATTAGTTTCTTACAGATCTCGATCTAGTattctttttattcttttcaACGGTAGATCTTATTATTGAAACGGCTCTTTGTTTTCTCGGATCTTAGGTATTTGATTATGCAGGAACTTTGAATCTTGGTAGATctgattaatttaattatttctctTACATCATAAGTTATTACATAGACTTAGTTACTTCTCTGTTTATGTCCTCTGGTATTCAAAGAAACGAGAAGCTAACctctcttctgttttttttttttttttgaatatgatGGCAGGTAACTGCGGTTAATGTTTTAGCCAGGGAAGCAGAAGCAATCTTTCTTTTACGCTTCGCCCTCTTCCTACCCGCCTGAGCGTCTCTTGCGCGGTAAGCCTTCTTGTCTTCTTCCATACTACACAGAACATATAGTTACAGGATATGTTATTGTTCTGCTAATCTAACTCAACACTTTGAAACAATGTTTTTATTACAATGGTGTTTTTTAAATTGTTGGTTACAGGCAAAACCTGAGACAGTGGACAAAGTGTGTGAAGTGGTCAAAAAGCAACTCTCACTTAAAGAGGGCGACCAAGTTACGGCTGCCACCAAATTTGCTGAACTTGGTGCTGATTCTCTTGATACGGTACTACTTATCCAACAACTGTAAACAAGTTATCATACTGTGTTTAGGCTAGTGACACGTGTGTGGTTGTGTGTTCAGGTGGAGATTGTGATGGGCCTGGAGGAAGCGTTCGATATAGAAATGGAGGAGGACAAAGCACAGGCGATTGAGACAGTCGAGGAAGCAGCTGAGCTCATTGAGGAGATTTTGAAAGCAAAGGCTTAAGTCCAAATCATTTATTACAAAACCAAACGATGGAAACcccactaaacccaaacccactGTCCTGTTATTGTTTGGTTAGCTAGATACCACTTAATGTTTGTTGAGATTTATGTTCGTTTGGGCAAAAATATTACAAGGCTTGTATTTgactttttcattttaaaacttttttagcTCCATTCTCCACAAGTCACCTTACGAATCgttttaatatatgttgtaGAAAAATAAAAGGTATCTTACAGTTTTAATCATATGGATTACTATGGAATATAATATGAAAgggaaaaataaaagagaaattgCGCCTCTCATGTACACCGATAACTTGGGATAATCTCTATCAAAAGCcttctctttccttttcttcCAAATCCATCTGTAAAGATTGTGGTTTTAGTTTATTGGACAAGTAAGGTCACTAAGAGTAACATGTAGATCCAAACATAAGAAGAGCAGAGAGTATTCTGGCTTTCCGCCGAAGAGAACTTCATATGGACTCAGTTTGTTTAAAAGTTTTGATGATGGGACTAAGTTACTCAGAAAACTTGCCGTACAAAAAATGCatcaacccaaaaaaaattgtggCGTTTTGCTATCAAACAACATTGACAACCAAAGTGATCAGTGATATGATTGTGGCTTGTATTTGATCAGTGAAAAGGTTTCATCTTAAAGTTTTAATCGTATATTCGTATGGAATATAATATGAAagggaaaataaaatagaaattgcaCCTCCCAGCTAAAGGGAAAATAATCGTTTCATCTGGTTTTCTGTAAGTTCATAGttctttattttctgttaattaatTCGCGTTGTGTCTTGACTGAGAGATCATTCACCTCATCCGTTGACTGAAGCATCTAATTTGTTGGCTTAACTTATTTTCAAAGAGCTTTTGAAAACACTTAGAAGGGGAAAAGCGCCTTTAATTTTCCACCCCTACTATTAGCGTCGTGCCTTTTCATACCCAAACAAAAGATAAATGTTGAATACAActtaaactaaaaactaatttGAATTATAGACCTGAACTCTAAACCGTGTATGTAGAACCTACCTTGACTAACAATccgttagtcaaccgttaaatTGAGCAAAACAACGTCGTTTTGTAATTGAGGAACTTTTAAAACTTGTATTTCTGGGAATCAAACCTTGATCGCGTGGATGGTAGAATGGATGTAGTTACCACTGTGCTAAGACACTTCTATTGTTTGCTTATTAGATTAAAACTATAAGTAGCGTTTACCTATATATCCtaaagaaaaaattgtttttgtttacaaattttatttattacatgatatAATTGAATCAATAATTTATgtactttaagttttttttttacacttttacacatgtaatcaaaactaaaatgacaTTTTATAAGTTATtcaatctagttttaaaatgtcatttctcaaatagttatctaatttaaaatttaaaaatccacATATAATAGtgatcataattttttattaaaacgaaacttaaattttaaaataaaaagggtacacaaatctaaataaaattatataaaatttaaaatacataaatagtgtacacaaatctaaataaaataaactttgtgtattttaaattttatataattttatttagatttgtgtaccctttttattttaaaatttaggctATACAGATAAAAGTTACTTATATTTTGAATCTAATAAGCAAATGATAAAAGCGTTGTAGAACAATGGTAACTACATCTATACTATATCCACGGAACCTAGGTTCAATTCCCAGAaatgcaaaattttaaaaaaattctcagttacaaaacgacgtcgttttgtaTAATTTAACTTAACACGGTTGACTAACGCAATGTTAGTCAAGGTAGGTTTTACATACACGATTTAAAGTTCAGGTTTATagttcaaattaatttttagtttaggTCGTATTTAGCACTTATCTTTTGTTTGGTATGAAAAAGCACTACGCGAATAGTAGGGGTCGAAAATTGCCTTTTTCCCCACTGAAAAGACCGAGAAAAACTCAGACTTCAACCCCAAGGGATTAAACC
The sequence above is drawn from the Brassica napus cultivar Da-Ae chromosome C9 unlocalized genomic scaffold, Da-Ae chrC09_Random_61, whole genome shotgun sequence genome and encodes:
- the LOC125595161 gene encoding probable serine/threonine-protein kinase At1g54610; protein product: MRQLLSGMEHCHSRGVLHRDIKGSNLLIDDGGVLKIADFGLATIFDPNHKRPMTSRVVTVTLWYRAPELLLGATDYGVGIDLWSAGCILAELLAGRPIMPGRTEVEQLHKIYKLCGSPSEDYWKKGKFTHGAIYKPREPYKRCIRETFKDFPASSLPLIDSLLSIEPENRRTATAALESEFFTSDPYACEPTDLPKYPPSKEMDAKRRDEETRRQRAASKAQGDGARKNRHRERSNRALPAPEANAELQSNVDRRRLITHANAKSKSEKFPPPHQDGGAMGVPLGASQHIDPTFVPPDMASSFTSTSFNFSKDEPPTQVQTWSGPLGHPITGISRRKKDSTKSSKGKRAVVA